One genomic segment of Streptomyces sp. TLI_146 includes these proteins:
- the rplP gene encoding 50S ribosomal protein L16: MLIPRRVKHRKQHHPKRRGMAKGGTTVAFGEYGIQALTPAYVTNRQIEAARIAMTRHIKRGGKVWINIYPDRPLTKKPAETRMGSGKGSPEWWIANVHPGRVMFELSYPNEKIAREALTRAAHKLPMKCRIVRREAGEA, from the coding sequence ATGCTGATCCCCCGTAGGGTCAAGCACCGCAAGCAGCACCACCCCAAGCGCCGCGGTATGGCCAAGGGTGGTACGACGGTTGCGTTCGGCGAGTACGGCATCCAGGCCCTCACGCCGGCGTACGTGACCAACCGCCAGATCGAGGCGGCTCGTATCGCGATGACCCGCCACATCAAGCGTGGCGGCAAGGTCTGGATCAACATCTACCCGGACCGCCCGCTCACGAAGAAGCCTGCCGAGACCCGCATGGGTTCCGGTAAGGGTTCTCCGGAGTGGTGGATCGCGAACGTGCACCCGGGTCGGGTCATGTTCGAGCTGTCCTACCCGAACGAGAAGATTGCTCGTGAGGCGCTCACCCGCGCTGCTCACAAGCTCCCGATGAAGTGCCGCATC